In Phacochoerus africanus isolate WHEZ1 chromosome 1, ROS_Pafr_v1, whole genome shotgun sequence, the following are encoded in one genomic region:
- the ABHD14A gene encoding protein ABHD14A has protein sequence MSRSQVALLGLGLLLMLLLYVGLPGPSEQTSWLWGEPNITILAGLTPGDSPLFYREVLPLHRARRVDVVLLHGKAFNSHTWEQLGTLQLLAQRGYRAVALDLPGFGNSAPSKEASTEAGRAELLERVLRNLEVQNAVLVSPSLSGRYALPFLMRGHHQLHGFVPIAPASTQNYTQEQFWAVKTPTLILYGELDRILAQESLQQLRHLPNHSVVKLRNAGHACYLHKPQDFHLVLLAFLDHLP, from the exons ATGAGCCGCTCCCAGGTAGccctgctgggcctgggcctgctGCTTATGCTGCTACTGTATGTGGGGCTTCCAGGACCATCTGAGCAGACCTCCTGGCTCTGGGGAGAACCCAATATCACGATCCTGGCTGGTCTCACCCCTGGCGACTCCCCCCTTTTTTACCGCGAGGTGCTCCCCCTCCACCGGGCCCGCAG GGTGGATGTGGTGCTGCTCCATGGAAAGGCCTTTAACTCCCACACGTGGGAGCAGCTGGGCACGCTGCAACTGCTGGCGCAGAGGGGCTACCGGGCCGTGGCCCTTGACCTCCCAG GTTTTGGGAATTCGGCACCTTCAAAGGAGGCAAGCACAGAGGCGGGGCGGGCAGAGCTGCTGGAGCGAGTGTTACGGAACCTGGAGGTGCAGAATGCCGTGCTGGTGAGCCCTTCCCTGAGTGGGCGCTATGCTCTGCCCTTCCTGATGCGAGGCCACCACCAGCTGCATGGATTCGTGCCCATTGCACCTGCCTCCACCCAGAATTACACCCAGGAACAGTTCTGGGCTGTGAAG ACCCCGACTCTCATCTTGTACGGGGAGCTGGACCGCATCCTGGCTCAggagtcactgcagcagctccgccACCTGCCTAACCACTCTGTGGTGAAGCTGCGCAACGCAGGCCATGCCTGCTACCTCCACAAGCCACAAGACTTCCACCTCGTCCTCCTTGCCTTTCTTGACCATCTGCCTTGA